From Daucus carota subsp. sativus chromosome 6, DH1 v3.0, whole genome shotgun sequence, the proteins below share one genomic window:
- the LOC108225005 gene encoding uncharacterized protein LOC108225005, whose translation MPESTELEEPSVHAASQARKDSGKDSEYVRLVISSEPRVVDSDNLEPQPAQGTRSSKWWIKLIIWCVITVIASLIFLKWGVPFLFEKVLIPILEWEATAFGRPVLALVLVASLALFPVFLIPSGPSMWLAGMIFGYGLGFVIIMVGTTIGMVLPYMIGLLFRERIHQWLKRWPQKAAMIRLAGEGSWLHQFRVVALFRVSPFPYTIFNYAIVVTSMRFWPYLWGSIAGMVPEAYIYIYSGRLIKTFADVQYGNHHLTLVEIIYNIISLIIAIITTVAFTVYAKRALNELESAEKNGETAMLATEMEKLPLERPKHLGLPVSLP comes from the exons ATGCCTGAGTCAACGGAATTAGAAGAGCCCTCTGTGCATGCTGCAAGTCAAGCGAGGAAAGATAGTGGGAAAGATAGTGAATATGTAAGGCTGGTTATATCCAGTGAACCAAGAGTTGTTGACAGTGATAACTTGGAACCTCAACCAGCACAGGGAACTAGGTCTAGTAAGTGGTGGATCAAGCTCATAATATGGTGTGTGATTACTGTTATAGCTTCTCTCATATTTTTGAAATGGGGAGTGCCATTTCTCTTTGAAAag GTCCTTATTCCAATCCTTGAATGGGAAGCCACGGCTTTTGGTCGTCCAGTTCTTGCGTTGGTGCTTGTTGCCTCTCTGGCATTGTTTCCTGTATTCTTAATCCCTTCTGGTCCTTCCATGTGGCTGGCTGGAATGATTTTTGGTTATGGTCTTGGATTTGTGATAATCATGGTTGGCACAACTATTGGGATGGTTCTGCCATATATGATTGGATTACTATTTCGAGAACGAATTCAT CAATGGTTAAAGCGATGGCCACAAAAAGCTGCTATGATTAGACTGGCTGGGGAGGGAAGCTGGTTACATCAATTTCGGGTGGTTGCACTATTTAGGGTTTCACCATTCCCGTACACTATCTTTAACTATGCAATAGTGGTGACTAGTATGCGATTTTGGCCCTATTTATGGGGGTCTATAGCAGGAATGGTTCCAGAAGCTTACATCTACATTTATAG TGGACGGCTGATAAAGACATTCGCTGATGTTCAATATGGGAATCATCACCTGACACTAGTCGAAATCATATACAACATTATATCTTTAATAATAGCCATCATCACTACTGTTGCATTTACCGTATATGCAAAAAGAGCTCTAAATGAACTTGAAAGTGCAGAGAAGAATGGAGAAACTGCCATGTTAGCTACTGAAATGGAGAAGCTTCCACTCGAAAGGCCGAAGCATCTCGGTCTTCCAGTGTCGTTACCATAG
- the LOC108226804 gene encoding mitogen-activated protein kinase kinase kinase 20: MASLWVKRKFLGNGSYGKVFLAQSTALLAYYKSPALVPFVALKSCLASRSSSLRLERDVFRELGGCDGIVKCFGSGVSVENGVEYFDLVLEYAPGGSLEQLLRFRGGRMPELEVGCYTRMLLKGLSHVHGKGWVHCDLKPANILVFPSKHGGGVFKCSLKLADFGSAKRGGEISCGFVDPCSGRKNRGTLLYSSPESVAFGEHEAPMDVWALGCIVFEMLIGKGMWSNYRRFSARVLGDLIAGYQDSGLIFCDDLSANAEDFLRKCLTRSAEERWTADQLLEHPFITESCKMLPLSQSGQTPKIMGYRRIPFSSSFVVSNNPSVFVN; this comes from the coding sequence ATGGCTTCTCTGTGGGTGAAGCGCAAGTTTCTTGGAAACGGTTCGTATGGCAAGGTTTTCTTGGCACAATCCACGGCATTGTTAGCCTACTACAAGTCACCGGCTTTGGTTCCCTTTGTTGCACTCAAATCTTGTTTAGCAAGTCGATCATCGTCTCTGCGACTCGAGAGAGATGTGTTTCGTGAACTTGGAGGCTGTGATGGGATCGTCAAGTGTTTCGGGTCCGGTGTGAGCGTTGAGAATGGGGTAGAGTATTTTGATCTGGTTCTTGAGTATGCGCCGGGTGGAAGCTTGGAACAACTTCTTCGATTTCGAGGGGGGAGGATGCCGGAGTTGGAAGTTGGATGTTATACGAGGATGTTGCTTAAGGGGCTTTCTCATGTGCATGGGAAGGGGTGGGTTCATTGTGATTTGAAGCCGGCTAATATTCTTGTCTTTCCATCGAAGCATGGTGGTGGGGTGTTTAAGTGTTCTCTGAAATTAGCGGATTTTGGGTCGGCTAAGAGGGGTGGGGAAATAAGTTGCGGGTTTGTGGATCCGTGTAGTGGCCGTAAAAACCGAGGAACGTTGCTGTATAGTTCACCGGAGTCCGTGGCGTTTGGAGAGCATGAAGCACCGATGGATGTATGGGCGCTCGGATGCATAGTGTTTGAGATGCTTATCGGGAAGGGTATGTGGTCTAATTATCGCAGGTTCAGTGCTAGAGTTCTGGGAGATCTGATTGCTGGCTATCAGGACAGCGGGTTGATATTCTGTGATGATTTGTCCGCCAATGCAGAAGATTTCTTGAGAAAGTGCTTGACGAGAAGTGCAGAAGAAAGATGGACGGCTGATCAGCTTCTGGAACACCCCTTCATCACTGAGAGCTGTAAGATGTTGCCACTGTCTCAATCAGGCCAAACTCCGAAGATCATGGGCTACCGAAGGATTCCATTCAGTTCTTCTTTCGTCGTCTCAAATAACCCTTCCGTTTTTGTTAATTAA